GGTTATCGGATCGGGATTGATCACTTCGGCACTTTTAAAGACTCCGGCTCACAAACCGTTGAAAAAACAGTCTAAAAGCCTGACCACTGATAAAGATGAAGACCAATGGATCTCAGCCGAATTGGCCAAACTTTCCACGAAAGAACGCATTGCGCAATCCTTCATGGTGGCTTGCTGGTCGAACAAAGGAAAAGAACATTTGGCAGAAACAGAAATGCTGGTCCGCGAGCAGAAAATCGGTGGTTTGATCTTTTTCCAGGGCGAGCGCGACAACCTGCAGGAAGCCATTCAGCAAATGCAATCCAGCGCGGCACTTCCTCTGTTAATCGGGATGGATGCCGAATGGGGTGTGGCAATGCGCCTTTCCGGAGAACCGCGTTTTCCTTACCAGCAAACGATCGGAGCGGCAAATGACCTTGAACTGATAGAAAAAATCGGATACCACATGGGAGTTGAATGCGACATGCTTGGAATCCACATGAATTTCTCACCGGTTGCAGACGTGAACCTGAACCCGCAAAACCCGGTAATTGGTTTCAGGGCATTTGGCTCGAATCCACAGCAAGTTGCCAGACAAACAGCAGCAATGGTCAAAGGAATTGAAAATGCAGGAGTTATTTCCTGCGTGAAGCATTTTCCAGGACATGGCGATACGGACAAAGATTCCCACAAAGAACTTCCTTCCGTTTCACACAGCGTAAACGAATTCGAATCGAAAGATTTCCTGCCGTTCAAAAGCGGAATTGAAGCAGGGACCCGCTCCGTGATGGTAGCACATTTGAATGTTCCATCGCTGGACCCAAGCGGAACACCCAGCAGTTTATCCAAAGTTGTTATCGAAACTTATCTGCGCAAAAAACTCGGTTTTAAAGGCCTGGTAATTTCCGATGCATTGAATATGAAAGCAGTTTCCGAGAAATACGGAAAATCCGAAGTGGTTGCAAAAGCCTATTTGGCAGGTTGTGACATTTTGTTGTTCCCTGAAAATGTTTCGGACGCCATCAACCTGATCTACAGCAAAGTGGAAAGCGGTGAATTGAGCAAAGAAACTGTCAATGAACATTGCAAACGCATCCTGAAAGCCAAATACGAAGCAATCGTTCACAAACCGATGATCAAACGCAGGGATCCTGCACCTGAACGCAAACTGATCATCAACCAAACCTACGAAAAAGCCTTGCTTTGTATCAAAAACGAAGAAGACCATTTGCCGGTTGACCGGGTAGATAAACCGATCATTCGCATTGCGGTGGGCACACATACTTCTGCTTTCAGAGATCGTTTAAATGATTATGCTAAAATCACTCATTACAAATACTTTACAGCAGAAGAAGCTGTTAAACGATTGAAGACCATCAAACTCGATCCGAATGCAGAATACATCCTGGATTTTCACTCCGATGCACAGCGCGCACGTAACAATTACGGTTTTGGTCCCTGGAAACAAGTATTGGATCTGCTTCCTGAACAGGCAAAAGCAACCCTGGTGTTATTCGGAAATCCCCTGACACTTCAGAATGAAACCGAATTTCCTAAAACTGTAAAATCGGTGTTATGCGGTTATGAAAATACAGCAGCAGCGCAGGAGCGAACCGCACAAGCAATCATGGGAGCATTCGATATCGAAGGAAAACTGGCAACAGACATCAACACCCAATGGAAATCCGGGTTTGGTATCCAGGTGAAGAATAACGGCCGGTTGAAATATTCCCAACCGGAAGAATTGGGCCTGAATCCCGACAAACTGAAAGAAGTAGACGATATCGTGGCAAAAGCCATTGAAGCGAAAGCATTTCCGGGTTGCCAGATCGTTGTGGCTATCGACGGAAAAATTGTCATTCAAAAATCCTATGGAACAACCATCTATGAGAATGGTGACAGCATTACCAACGATCATATTTACGACATTGCATCCATTACCAAAATCGCTTCTTCGACAACTGCTTTGATGCGTTTGAAAACCCTGAACAAGTTTGATGAGAAAACGGACCTGAACGAATTGGTCCCGGAATACGTAAAAGATACGCCTTATGCAGATTTGAAAGCAATCGACCTATTGACGCACCAGGCAGGTTTGACTCCGTGGATCGCCTTCTACAAGCGCACCATGGAAAACGGGGAATTAAATCCGTCGATTTATCAAAAAGAAGACAAAGGAGTTTACAACAGAGCCGTTGCAGACAACATTTTCATCAAAGACGATTACTGGAAAACGATGCTGAAAATCATTGTTGAAACGCCGCTGACAGGAAAGAAATCGTATGAATATTCGGATCTGAGCTACTACTTCTTCAATAAATACATTGAGAAGACAAGTGGAATGGGGCAGAATGAATTTGTAGATAAAGAGATTTATCAGCCTTTGGGATTACAAACTATGACGTATTTACCGTTGAAGAAATTCAACAAGAAACGCATTGTTCCTACGGAATACGATAAAGAATTCCGTAAGCAACTGATCCACGGATACGTACATGATCCGGGCGCAGCCATGATGGGCGGAGTTGCCGGCCACGCGGGATTATTCTCCAACGCAACAGACCTGGCAGCTTTGATGCAGTTCTTATTGAATAAAGGCCAGATAGGAGACCAATCGATCATTAAAAAAGAAATTGTAGATCAGTTTACAGCGTGCCAATTTTGCCCCGGAAACAGAAGGGGAATTGGTTTCGACAAGCCGACCGTAAGCATTAAAAACGGTCCGACCTGTGACCTGGTATCGCCGTCCACATTCGGGCATTCCGGATTTACAGGAACGATTACCTGGGCAGACCCTGAAAACAAGGTAAACTTCGTGTTTTTATCGAACCGCGTTTACCCGGATGCAGACAATTGGAAAATTACAAAGATGAGCGTGCGCACAGAGATCCAGCGAGTAATCTACGAAGCACTTTTTGAAGCACGCCGGAAAAAGACAGACAACAAATGAAAATCGGAATTGTACTATATCCCACATTCGGAGGGAGTGGAGTGGTAGCCACAGAACTTGGAAAAGCCTTAGCTCAAAAAGGGCATTTGGTCCATTTTATCACGTATTCCCAGCCTGTTCGTTTGGGAAGTTTTCGTGAGAATATTTTTTACCACGAAGTACAGCTTTCGGATTACCCACTTTTTGAGTACCAGCCTTACGAAACAGAATTGGCCAGTAAAGTAGTGGACGTTGTAAAATACGAAGGTTTGGACCTGTTGCACGTGCATTACGCCATTCCGCATGCATCTGCGGCTTTTATGGCACAACAAATCCTGAAAGCACAGGGAATCAACATTCCGTTTATCACGACACTTCACGGAACAGATATTACACTAGTCGGAAAAGACCCTTCATTCGAACCGGTTATTTCCTTTTGTATCAATGCATCAGACGCCGTGACAGCCGTTTCGGAGAGCTTAAAGAAAGATACATATACACATTTCGAGACCAGGCGCGAAATTCACGTAATCCCGAATTTCATTCAACCGAAAGCAGAATTACCGGTGATTAATATGGAAAAACGCCGGCATTATGCCAAAGACGAAGAATTGATCCTGTGTCACATTTCAAATTTCCGACCAGTGAAACGCATTACAGACGTGGTTCGCATCTTTGAAAAAGTACAGGAAAAACTTCCGGCTAAATTATTGTTGGCAGGAGATGGCCCAGACCGCGCCATTGTAGAGCGTTTGGCCCGCGACCTTGGAATTTGCAACAAAATCCTTTTCATCGGGAAAGTGCGCGAAACAGGCCCGATCCTAGAGTTGAGTGATTTATTCCTGTTACCATCCGAAACGGAAAGCTTCGGTTTGGCAGCTTTGGAAGCCATGGCAGAAGGAGTTCCGGTGGTTTCATCCAATACCGGTGGAATTCCGGAAGTAAACATCGACGGCTATTCCGGGTTCACATCCGATGTGGGCGATGTGGAATCGATGGCACAAAATGCTATTCGCATCCTGGAAAATAAAGAAACACATCAGATTTTCCGGAAAAATGCACTGGAACAGGCGAAACGCTTCGAATTGTCGGAAGTCCTTCCGTTGTATGAAGAATTGTACGAATCGGTATTAAAAGGACATCCGGATACCATCAAAGCTTAGTTTTTTCAATAGAAAAGAGATCGATCGCCGGAAAATTACCGGCGATTTTTGTTTCATTTATTTGGTTTTCATACTTTTCAAAAACGAAACCCAATTATACGAATGATGAAACAGACCTTTGCCACAGCTTTATTATCCATTTTCTCAGCCCTGAACAGCTATTCACAAACAAGTAAGTCGGTCGATCATTTTTACATCAATGATGAAATCGCCGAAGGCAATTTGTTTAATCCTGTGGATAGTAAAATGATTGACACCAACTCCATACGTTTTTTAGCTGCAAAAGAAAATGTCCTGGATTATTGTAATAAACATCTGTCATTCCGGATGGATTCCGCAGCAAGCTATTATTCCTGCAGGGAATACTTTCAGGCAAATCCATACACTAGTGAAAGCAACCGAAAGCGGATGCAAAAAAAGCAATTGAAATATGAATTCTTCATCACCTTCAGTGTCAATCCTACAATTGATTATCACCTCTATTTTTATCTGGACAGCTTAATGCAAGTAAAGGATGCATCGGAAGACCTTTTCAAGATCAAAAAAGAGCGTATCCAGAACATCCTTCCATGGAACCAGATATCAGATCAGGTGTTGGAAAAAGAAAAGGATTACATTATTCCGCTCGGAGAAATCGATCTGGAATATGATCCAACATATAAACGGTTCGTGTATATGCTGATTCAGCTAAAAACAGAAAAGACCAACATTCACAAAACATCTGACTATACTGGTGATTATGATTTAAATATGCTGATTGTCGATTCAGAGACCGGAACCGTTTTGGAAAAGACAAAAGCACACTATAGTTACATTTCTGAACCTTCCTGGTAATTTTTTTGTTTTCCAATAATTAATTCGATAACTTGGGTATCTCTGCCACTCACGAAAACTGACTTACTATGAGATATCTGGTCCGACAAAATATTGTCTTCTTCATCGTTTCACTGATTATTTACTACTACAATCCTTCACTGGGATTAGTACTGATTTCGCTTTCTGCAGGCTTGTTTATTTGGGAAATCACCCGTAAAAAAGTCCGGTTTTCTCCCATCATTGCTGCTCTTTCGTGCATTTCACTGTTTTTGTTACTGGAAGATTATTCTACCAAAAGACAGGCTAAGATCATTGTAGCGGAAGTATTTGATTATTACAGGCATAACCACACCACTCCCAAAGACCTGGACCAGGTTTTTGTATCGACAACCATGATGCGGACCGCCGTTTTCGGAGGGTTCAATTACGGAATGAAAATCCTTTCTAGCCATCGCTGCGAGTGGAAACTGGAGTTTTCCAATATGTGGGGAACCCGTTACTTTTACAATGATCGCCGGGGAATTTTCGAGCAAACAGAGCATTTGCAGGGAACCAATAAGCACTGGAACCTGTTTTGGAAAGTGGAGCCTCATTTGGAAGTGAAAGATCATCACCTGATGCCCGAATAACTGATATTGGTTGCAGAAAGGCATGCTTTACCGATCGAAATCAAAAAGGATAAACAGGTTTCCGGATTGTGAATACATTGTTACCTTTTTTTCTTAACCGGCCTTCACGGTATTTTTACTGCATTTTTTCTTGTTTTCGGTCATTATAAGTACTACCTTCATTACATGCTTATGAAGACTATTTTTGATGAGTCAACTCGCAATGAGTTGATTGACCGCATTCACGCCATTCCAGATAATGCGCAGGCTCAATGGGGGAAAATGAATCTTTACCAAATGCTAACTCATTGCACCACGTGGGAAGAATGGATGCAGGGAAAGAACAATCCGGTTTACAAACAGGTTTTTATCGGCAAGATCTTCGGTAAAATGGGATTGAGACGCATGATCCGCGACGACAAGCCGATCGATAAAGGAGTTCCGACCTCAGAACCCTTCAAAATCAAAGAAACAAGCGGAGATATCCAGGAAAAGAAAGCATACTGGGTTCAGCTGATCCGATCTTATGAAACTTATTCGAATCCGGCATTTATTCATGATTTCTTTGGAAAAATGACCGAAGAGCAAATTGGTTTATTGGCCTACAAACACACCGATCATCATTTAAGACAATTTAATAGTTAAGTTATGAAAAAGAGCGCTACCCTTTTTTTAGTCTTGATGGTGTTTACATCGTCCTCACTATTCAGTCAAACAAGAAAAGAAACCATCGTCAAACTGGAATGGCGGGAACAGGGTTTCGTCCATTTTTACAGCCCGGAATATTCCGTATATGTGAGTAAACCGGAATTTCTCAACATCCAGAACGAACTCTTGATCGGACTTTTTGATGAGTACGCTCAAAACCTCGATTCAATCAGCCTGGAAAACCCGTTTTCTGCGTTTAAATCGGACCAGCAAGACCTTCTTTGGGCACAGTTAAAGGAATGTGCTACAGACGGACAAATGCTTATTCTGCCCACTGTTTCCAAAAAGAAATTGAAAAACGTAGTAATCGTAGATGAAACAAAGGTTTATGGAAACGGAACAGAAGTTTGGGAATGCCGTGATCCTAAAACAGACCGTGTCATTTTTGCGCGTTATCAGAAAACACATGTGGCTCCGGATTTTTAACAGGCAACTTATTGGATAACAGTTAAATTTGTTCCATGAATAAATTATTAGCCTGGTTTACACCTGAAAATGATCGAAAAAGGAAATTCATCGCAATTGCTTTTACGCTTGTTATTTCCTTATTATTTACCGTCATGTGCATTTATTGGTGGGGAGATTATGGATTTGCCTTATTCGTAATCACTCCTCTTTTCATGGGAATTTGCCCCGTAATCATTTATGGTAAAAAGAAATCCATTACCAGGGCACAAGCCTTCAATGTTGCTGCCTTAACGCTTTTATTTTACTGTTTAACACTGGTTTTCCTGGCTATAGAAGGAGTCATTTGCATCATTATGGCTCTTCCTTTGGGATTAATCGTAGTTTGGCTCGGATCTGTTATCGGATATGAGATAATCAAGCGGAAACCAAACAGCGGAACTCCTACACTCATTACCTTGTTATTCATTATTCCCATTTTCAGCTTTGTAGAAAAAGATTCCAGGCCATCCGTTACTTCTGTAACGACGAGTATAGACATTGATGCCAATCCTTCGGTAGTTTGGAAAAATGTTGTGGAATTTCCGCAATTAAACGAGCCTACTGAATTCATTTTCAAAACCGGGATTGCTTATCCAATCAATGCAAAGATTCATGGAAACGGGGTAGGAGCTATTCGTTATTGTAATTTCACGACCGGAAGCTTTGTGGAACCGATTACTGTTTGGGATCAACCAAAACTCCTGTCTTTCGACGTGCTTGAACAGCCCGAACCTATGAAGGAAATTAGTTTTTGGGACATTGATGCGCCTCACCTGCACGATTATTTTGTTTCCAAAAAGGGACAATTCCGGTTAATTCCTCTTCCGAATGGAAAAACGCGCCTGGAAGGAACAACGTGGTATTACCACCGGATAAAACCGGAATTTTATTGGAGAATGTGGAGTAATTACATTGTTCATTCGATTCATAACAGAGTCCTGGAGCACATTAAAACCAACTCTGAAAAGAATTAACCAATTAGTACTGAACTGATAAGAATTATGAAAGCTGTTGAAATCATTATGATTCCCGTTGCCGACCAGCAAAAAGCAAAAGCATTTTATTTGAAGCTGGGATTTGAATTATTGATGGAAGCTCCTGCAGAGCATGGTGAAACCTGGATTCAAATGGGATTACCCGGTCAGAATGTAACGATCTCATTGGCGAAATTTCATGGAATTATCATCGAAACAGAAGATATCACTGCAAAGATGGAAGCCTTGAAGGAAGAAAACATACTGGTTGAACAAATGCATGAAACTCCCTGGGGGAAATTTGCATGGCTGAAAGATCCGGACGGAAACAGTTTATGCCTCCATCAGAAATAAACCGGATCATTAACATCATTTACCACAATCCGCCGGGAAAACTAAACAGTGATCCTTAACTTTGAGTCACTTAATTTCCTGTCCGTTGAACAGGCGGGAATAATTGATTTATTATGGCATCTTTTTCTGAAATCATCAACTCCGAAAAACCCGTTCTGGTCGACTTCTTTGCAACCTGGTGCGGCCCTTGTAAAACCATGCAGCCAATCCTGGATGACCTGAAATCCAAAGTCGGGAATTCAGCTTCCGTGCTGAAAGTAGATGTGGATAAAAATCCGCACGCTGCCGAAAAATACCAGGTGAGGAGTGTTCCGACTTTGATCTTGTTTAAAAATGGGAAAGTAGTGTGGAGACAATCAGGCGTGATGCAGGCAGGCCAATTGGCACAAATCATCAAACAGCATCAATAAGCAAAAAATGCATTTCTATTTGACGTAAATATTACGTCAAGTATTCGAAAAAAAAGAGCCCGCCGTGCCGCAACGGACTCTTTTCTTTGAGTTGAGTTGGTTATTGCAGGCTAGTTTAAAGTAATAGTCAATTCGTCCAAAGGAACACGTACTTTCTTCGCTTTTGCAAGGAAATCCGCTTCTTCATCCCTGTATCCCAAAGCAAGGATCACAGCAGACTGAAGTCCTTTTTCTTTCAATCCCAAAATTTCATCGAAAGCAGCATTGTCAAAACCTTCCATCGGTGTAGAATCCACTTTCAGGTTTGCAGCCGCAACAATAGCAGTTCCCAAGGCAATGTAAGCCTGTCTTGCTGCCCAGTTCTTTACAAATTCTTCCGGCATGCTTGCAAATCCTGACAATTTCTCTTTAAAGTCGTTTAAGCTTTCTACCGGAATGCCACGAGTTTTTGCAACCAGTTCAATATATTCGTCTACGTGAGTTTGTGAAACGTGTGTATAGGAAGCAAAAACCAATAGGTGAGAAGATTCCTTCACCTGCGGGTTAAATGATGCCGCCTGTAATTTTTCCTTGATCTCCGGATTGGAAACAACCAATACTCTGAAAGGCTGCATTCCTGCAGAAGTTGCTGTTAAATTGATTGCTTCCAGGATCTCTGTTACTTTCTCGTCTGATACTTTCTCAGATGTCATGCGTTTTACG
The window above is part of the Fluviicola sp. genome. Proteins encoded here:
- a CDS encoding glycoside hydrolase family 3 N-terminal domain-containing protein, producing MNKKTFRKASFILILVIGSGLITSALLKTPAHKPLKKQSKSLTTDKDEDQWISAELAKLSTKERIAQSFMVACWSNKGKEHLAETEMLVREQKIGGLIFFQGERDNLQEAIQQMQSSAALPLLIGMDAEWGVAMRLSGEPRFPYQQTIGAANDLELIEKIGYHMGVECDMLGIHMNFSPVADVNLNPQNPVIGFRAFGSNPQQVARQTAAMVKGIENAGVISCVKHFPGHGDTDKDSHKELPSVSHSVNEFESKDFLPFKSGIEAGTRSVMVAHLNVPSLDPSGTPSSLSKVVIETYLRKKLGFKGLVISDALNMKAVSEKYGKSEVVAKAYLAGCDILLFPENVSDAINLIYSKVESGELSKETVNEHCKRILKAKYEAIVHKPMIKRRDPAPERKLIINQTYEKALLCIKNEEDHLPVDRVDKPIIRIAVGTHTSAFRDRLNDYAKITHYKYFTAEEAVKRLKTIKLDPNAEYILDFHSDAQRARNNYGFGPWKQVLDLLPEQAKATLVLFGNPLTLQNETEFPKTVKSVLCGYENTAAAQERTAQAIMGAFDIEGKLATDINTQWKSGFGIQVKNNGRLKYSQPEELGLNPDKLKEVDDIVAKAIEAKAFPGCQIVVAIDGKIVIQKSYGTTIYENGDSITNDHIYDIASITKIASSTTALMRLKTLNKFDEKTDLNELVPEYVKDTPYADLKAIDLLTHQAGLTPWIAFYKRTMENGELNPSIYQKEDKGVYNRAVADNIFIKDDYWKTMLKIIVETPLTGKKSYEYSDLSYYFFNKYIEKTSGMGQNEFVDKEIYQPLGLQTMTYLPLKKFNKKRIVPTEYDKEFRKQLIHGYVHDPGAAMMGGVAGHAGLFSNATDLAALMQFLLNKGQIGDQSIIKKEIVDQFTACQFCPGNRRGIGFDKPTVSIKNGPTCDLVSPSTFGHSGFTGTITWADPENKVNFVFLSNRVYPDADNWKITKMSVRTEIQRVIYEALFEARRKKTDNK
- a CDS encoding DinB family protein; this encodes MKTIFDESTRNELIDRIHAIPDNAQAQWGKMNLYQMLTHCTTWEEWMQGKNNPVYKQVFIGKIFGKMGLRRMIRDDKPIDKGVPTSEPFKIKETSGDIQEKKAYWVQLIRSYETYSNPAFIHDFFGKMTEEQIGLLAYKHTDHHLRQFNS
- the bshA gene encoding N-acetyl-alpha-D-glucosaminyl L-malate synthase BshA, with product MKIGIVLYPTFGGSGVVATELGKALAQKGHLVHFITYSQPVRLGSFRENIFYHEVQLSDYPLFEYQPYETELASKVVDVVKYEGLDLLHVHYAIPHASAAFMAQQILKAQGINIPFITTLHGTDITLVGKDPSFEPVISFCINASDAVTAVSESLKKDTYTHFETRREIHVIPNFIQPKAELPVINMEKRRHYAKDEELILCHISNFRPVKRITDVVRIFEKVQEKLPAKLLLAGDGPDRAIVERLARDLGICNKILFIGKVRETGPILELSDLFLLPSETESFGLAALEAMAEGVPVVSSNTGGIPEVNIDGYSGFTSDVGDVESMAQNAIRILENKETHQIFRKNALEQAKRFELSEVLPLYEELYESVLKGHPDTIKA
- the trxA gene encoding thioredoxin, giving the protein MASFSEIINSEKPVLVDFFATWCGPCKTMQPILDDLKSKVGNSASVLKVDVDKNPHAAEKYQVRSVPTLILFKNGKVVWRQSGVMQAGQLAQIIKQHQ
- a CDS encoding NAD(P)H-dependent oxidoreductase, which produces MNLIDTLNWRYAVKRMTSEKVSDEKVTEILEAINLTATSAGMQPFRVLVVSNPEIKEKLQAASFNPQVKESSHLLVFASYTHVSQTHVDEYIELVAKTRGIPVESLNDFKEKLSGFASMPEEFVKNWAARQAYIALGTAIVAAANLKVDSTPMEGFDNAAFDEILGLKEKGLQSAVILALGYRDEEADFLAKAKKVRVPLDELTITLN
- a CDS encoding VOC family protein — protein: MKAVEIIMIPVADQQKAKAFYLKLGFELLMEAPAEHGETWIQMGLPGQNVTISLAKFHGIIIETEDITAKMEALKEENILVEQMHETPWGKFAWLKDPDGNSLCLHQK